A part of Microbulbifer sp. MI-G genomic DNA contains:
- a CDS encoding protein adenylyltransferase SelO, with product MKLSEVTLSHHYADLGDAFGTPIEPTPFRHPRLIDTNPAVLSLLGIDPEEATNPAWAQLGSGARLFKGSRPFAMKYAGHQFGVYNPDLGDGRALLLGEIEQAGRRWELHLKGAGLTPYSRFGDGRAVLRSTLREYLAGEALSGLGIRSTRALCIVGSDEPVTRERIEQGAMLIRVAESHVRFGHFEYLFYTKQLQALQQLIGEICRRFVADSEGLSAGGQAEALLRFTTRRSAELVAGWQAEGFAHGVLNTDNMSIIGDTFDYGPYAFLDDYDPAYICNHSDHTGRYAFAQQPGVVLWNLNALAHALSGVVEVDTLRDCLEQFQPMVTDAYAARMRAKLGLATEEESDHKLCAALLQLLQHSGTDYALFFRTLSRYRGERPASALRERIPPAQHSELAQWLEHYDSRLARENSDAGRRSPAMLETNPKYILRNYLAQKVIEAAEKGDYHPLRTLRRLLQSPFEEHPQHEAWAIAPPESAKRIPLSCSS from the coding sequence ATGAAACTCAGCGAAGTTACCCTCAGCCACCATTACGCCGATCTGGGTGATGCCTTTGGCACCCCGATCGAGCCCACGCCGTTCAGACATCCCCGCTTGATCGACACCAATCCGGCCGTGCTGTCGCTGCTGGGCATCGATCCCGAAGAGGCCACAAACCCCGCCTGGGCCCAGTTGGGATCGGGGGCCAGGCTGTTCAAGGGCAGCCGCCCCTTCGCGATGAAATACGCCGGTCACCAGTTTGGGGTCTACAACCCGGACCTGGGGGATGGCCGCGCGCTGCTGCTGGGTGAGATCGAACAGGCCGGGCGGCGCTGGGAGCTGCACCTGAAAGGCGCCGGACTGACCCCCTACTCCCGCTTTGGCGACGGCCGCGCGGTGCTGCGCTCCACCCTGCGGGAGTACCTGGCGGGGGAGGCCCTGAGCGGGCTGGGCATCCGCTCCACCCGTGCCCTGTGCATCGTCGGCAGCGACGAGCCGGTCACGCGCGAGCGGATCGAGCAGGGCGCGATGTTGATTCGTGTGGCCGAGAGTCACGTGCGCTTCGGCCACTTCGAGTACCTGTTTTACACCAAGCAACTGCAGGCCCTGCAGCAGCTGATCGGCGAGATCTGCAGGCGCTTTGTGGCGGATTCCGAGGGGCTCAGCGCGGGCGGGCAGGCCGAGGCGCTGCTGCGCTTCACGACCAGACGCAGCGCGGAACTGGTGGCGGGCTGGCAGGCGGAGGGCTTTGCCCACGGCGTACTCAACACCGACAACATGTCGATTATCGGCGATACCTTCGACTACGGCCCCTACGCTTTCCTGGACGATTACGATCCCGCGTATATCTGCAATCACTCGGACCACACCGGTCGCTACGCCTTCGCACAGCAGCCCGGGGTGGTGTTGTGGAACCTGAACGCCCTGGCCCATGCCCTCTCCGGTGTTGTGGAGGTGGACACCCTGCGCGACTGTCTGGAACAGTTTCAGCCCATGGTCACCGACGCCTACGCCGCGCGTATGCGCGCCAAACTGGGCCTGGCCACCGAGGAGGAGAGCGACCACAAACTGTGTGCGGCGCTGCTGCAGTTACTGCAGCACAGCGGGACCGACTACGCCCTGTTCTTTCGCACCCTGTCCCGCTACCGCGGCGAGAGGCCGGCCTCGGCACTGCGCGAGCGGATCCCCCCCGCGCAGCACAGCGAACTGGCACAGTGGCTGGAGCACTACGACAGCCGTCTGGCGCGGGAAAACAGCGACGCCGGCAGGCGCAGCCCCGCCATGCTAGAAACGAACCCAAAGTACATTCTGCGCAATTATTTGGCACAGAAGGTCATCGAGGCTGCCGAAAAGGGCGACTATCATCCCTTGCGGACCTTGCGCCGGCTGCTGCAGTCCCCCTTCGAGGAGCACCCGCAGCACGAGGCCTGGGCCATTGCCCCACCGGAATCCGCCAAGCGCATCCCGCTCAGCTGCTCTTCCTGA
- the parC gene encoding DNA topoisomerase IV subunit A has translation MTDTTVYEATERLPLKAYTEKAYLDYSMYVILDRALPNIGDGLKPVQRRIVYAMSELGLKSSAKYKKSARTVGDVIGKYHPHGDSAVYEAMVLMAQPFSYRYPLVDGQGNWGSPDDPKSFAAMRYTESRMGNYSQVLLSELGQGTVDWQPNFDGTLEEPCVLPAQVPNILLNGTTGIAVGMATDIPPHNLCEVVNATVALLENPKATVEDLCAHIPGPDMPTEAEIITPREDMRKLYETGRGSIRMRALWSGEDGDIVVTALPHQVSGAKVLEQIAQQMQAKKLPMIADLRDESDHENPTRLVIVPRSNRVDVEAVMHHLFATTDLERNYRVNMNMIGIDGRPQVKALDKILREWLTFRATTTRRRLQFRLDKVEKRLHLLAGLLIAFLNIDEVIEIIRTCDEPRQELMERFELTEVQADYILDTRLRQLARLEEMKIRGEQAELEKERDTLSKTLGSERRLKTLIKKELLAAAKAFGDKRRSPIVTREESRAFSEAELLSADPITVVLSRKGWIRAAKGHDIDPAALSYKAGDGLGFAARGKSNQPALLLDSTGRSYAIAAHSLPSARGQGEPLSGRINPPSGATFEGLLMGPDNQRILLASDAGYGFIARLSDLQSRNKSGKALLTLPNGARVLPPCVLHCPQEALLAAVTSEGRMLVFPVSELPELSKGKGNKVINITAARAASREEVVVGVAVLEGKSQLLVHAGKRHTRIRISEMDHYRGERGRRGNKLPRGFQKVDRIEVLEK, from the coding sequence ATGACCGACACCACTGTCTACGAGGCCACCGAGCGCCTGCCGCTGAAGGCGTATACCGAAAAAGCGTACCTGGATTACTCCATGTACGTGATCCTGGACCGCGCCCTGCCCAATATTGGTGACGGCCTGAAGCCGGTACAGCGGCGTATTGTGTACGCCATGAGTGAACTGGGGCTGAAGAGTTCCGCCAAGTACAAGAAATCTGCGCGCACGGTCGGTGATGTGATTGGTAAGTACCACCCCCATGGCGACAGTGCCGTGTACGAGGCCATGGTGCTGATGGCGCAGCCGTTCAGCTATCGCTACCCGTTGGTGGACGGCCAGGGCAACTGGGGTTCGCCGGACGATCCCAAGTCTTTTGCCGCCATGCGTTACACCGAGTCGCGGATGGGCAATTATTCGCAAGTGCTGTTGTCGGAGCTGGGTCAGGGCACGGTGGACTGGCAGCCCAATTTCGACGGCACTCTGGAGGAGCCCTGTGTGCTGCCGGCGCAGGTACCCAATATCCTGTTAAATGGCACCACCGGTATTGCGGTTGGGATGGCCACGGATATTCCGCCCCACAACCTGTGCGAAGTGGTCAACGCCACCGTGGCCCTGCTGGAAAACCCCAAAGCCACCGTCGAGGACCTGTGCGCGCATATTCCCGGCCCGGATATGCCCACAGAGGCGGAGATCATCACCCCGCGCGAGGATATGCGCAAACTCTATGAGACCGGTCGCGGTTCCATCAGGATGCGCGCCCTGTGGAGCGGGGAGGATGGGGATATCGTGGTCACCGCGCTGCCCCACCAGGTCAGTGGTGCCAAGGTACTGGAGCAGATTGCCCAGCAGATGCAGGCCAAGAAGCTGCCGATGATTGCCGACCTGCGCGACGAGTCGGACCATGAAAACCCCACACGTCTGGTGATCGTACCCCGCTCCAACCGGGTGGATGTGGAGGCGGTGATGCACCACCTGTTTGCCACCACCGATCTGGAGCGCAATTACCGCGTCAATATGAATATGATCGGCATCGACGGGCGCCCCCAGGTGAAAGCCCTCGATAAAATACTGCGCGAATGGCTGACCTTCCGCGCCACCACCACCCGCCGCCGCCTGCAGTTCCGCCTGGACAAGGTGGAGAAACGCCTGCACCTGCTTGCGGGGTTGCTGATCGCCTTTCTCAATATCGATGAAGTGATCGAGATTATCCGCACTTGCGATGAGCCCAGGCAGGAATTGATGGAGCGCTTCGAGCTGACCGAGGTGCAGGCGGATTACATTCTCGATACCAGGCTGCGCCAGTTGGCGCGCCTGGAAGAGATGAAGATTCGCGGTGAACAGGCGGAGCTGGAAAAAGAGCGGGATACCCTCAGCAAAACCCTGGGCAGTGAGCGCCGCCTGAAGACTTTGATCAAGAAAGAGTTGTTGGCTGCCGCCAAGGCATTTGGGGATAAGCGCCGCTCGCCGATTGTCACGCGGGAAGAATCCAGGGCCTTTAGCGAAGCGGAGCTGCTCTCCGCCGATCCGATCACCGTGGTGCTGTCCAGGAAGGGCTGGATCCGCGCGGCCAAAGGCCATGACATCGATCCCGCCGCCCTCAGCTACAAGGCCGGCGACGGCCTGGGTTTTGCCGCGCGCGGCAAGAGCAACCAGCCGGCCCTGCTGCTGGATAGCACGGGGCGCAGTTATGCCATCGCCGCCCACTCGCTGCCCTCGGCACGGGGCCAGGGCGAGCCGCTCAGTGGGCGTATCAACCCGCCTTCCGGGGCCACTTTCGAGGGGTTGTTGATGGGCCCGGACAACCAGCGCATCCTGCTGGCTTCCGATGCCGGCTATGGCTTTATTGCCCGGTTGTCGGACCTGCAGTCGCGCAACAAGTCGGGCAAGGCCCTGTTGACCCTGCCCAATGGCGCCCGGGTACTGCCCCCCTGTGTCCTGCATTGCCCGCAGGAGGCCCTGCTGGCGGCGGTGACCTCCGAGGGCCGGATGCTGGTATTTCCGGTGAGCGAGCTGCCGGAGCTGTCCAAGGGCAAGGGCAACAAGGTCATCAATATCACCGCGGCGCGGGCGGCCAGTCGCGAGGAAGTGGTGGTTGGTGTGGCCGTGCTGGAAGGCAAAAGCCAGCTGCTGGTACACGCGGGCAAACGTCACACCAGGATCAGGATTTCGGAGATGGATCACTACCGGGGCGAGCGCGGCCGCCGGGGTAACAAGCTGCCGAGAGGCTTCCAGAAGGTGGACAGGATTGAGGTGCTGGAAAAGTAG
- a CDS encoding DUF2147 domain-containing protein gives MIKNLLLVSLGLLIALQASAADVVGQWRTIDDETGQPKSIVEIYEKGGKYYGKIATLLSRPSDTICEKCPGDLKGKPLVGMDVITGMVKKGDQYSGGKIMDPTKGKVYDCKFWLEGDNTLKLRGYLGFFYRTQTWQRVQ, from the coding sequence ATGATTAAAAACCTGCTGTTGGTTTCCCTCGGCCTTTTGATCGCCCTGCAGGCCAGTGCCGCAGACGTTGTGGGCCAGTGGCGCACCATCGACGATGAAACCGGCCAGCCCAAGTCCATTGTGGAAATCTACGAAAAAGGTGGCAAATACTACGGCAAAATCGCAACGCTTCTCTCCAGGCCCAGTGACACCATTTGTGAAAAATGCCCCGGCGACCTGAAAGGCAAACCGCTTGTGGGCATGGATGTGATTACCGGGATGGTGAAGAAGGGGGACCAATACTCGGGCGGGAAGATTATGGACCCCACCAAGGGCAAAGTGTACGACTGCAAGTTCTGGCTCGAGGGCGACAATACGCTCAAGCTGCGCGGTTACCTGGGGTTCTTCTACCGCACCCAGACCTGGCAGCGGGTGCAGTAA
- a CDS encoding HlyD family secretion protein, whose translation MTDKRHLKLGPVALRKLGLVLAVVILAAGWRLFGGTHLVEAEHAFVKADKVSLAPEVSGVITRVLVRANQPVHQGQLLIQIDRTAFELAVAEAEAHLAQVRNGLLARRAEYAEADAALQQARKDAEFYRRQLARNEKLGQMAFSEAELDSARQQLEQAGAQIAINAEKLSSLRAKLGGDPDIALEEQADLKVAQAQLDRARFQLSRTRIIAPVDGTIANTLPQVGEMATAGTRLLDMIDSSELWVEAELEETALGRVRVGQQAEVTLAAYPDFRWQAQVDSMSPASSSEFTPLPGQDASSRREGVVQRVPVRLRLYPLKDAPALRAGMSAEVRIDTGEDDKVIAARASSGARGRVVL comes from the coding sequence GTGACGGACAAGCGGCACTTAAAACTGGGCCCTGTGGCCCTGCGCAAACTGGGCCTGGTGCTGGCGGTGGTAATCCTGGCAGCCGGCTGGCGCCTGTTTGGCGGCACCCACCTGGTGGAGGCCGAACATGCCTTTGTCAAAGCCGATAAGGTCTCCCTGGCTCCGGAGGTGAGCGGTGTCATCACCCGGGTGCTGGTGCGCGCCAACCAGCCGGTGCACCAGGGACAATTGCTGATCCAGATAGATCGCACCGCCTTTGAACTGGCCGTGGCGGAAGCGGAGGCGCACCTGGCCCAGGTGCGCAACGGGCTGCTGGCGCGTCGCGCCGAGTATGCCGAAGCCGATGCAGCCCTGCAGCAGGCGCGCAAGGATGCGGAATTCTACCGGCGTCAGTTGGCGCGCAATGAAAAGCTCGGCCAGATGGCTTTTTCCGAGGCGGAACTGGACAGCGCGCGTCAGCAGCTGGAGCAGGCCGGGGCGCAGATTGCGATCAATGCCGAGAAGCTCTCCAGCCTGCGCGCAAAACTGGGCGGTGATCCGGACATCGCTTTGGAGGAGCAGGCCGATCTGAAAGTGGCCCAGGCGCAACTGGACAGGGCCCGCTTCCAGTTATCGCGCACCCGAATAATCGCCCCGGTGGACGGCACTATTGCCAATACCCTGCCCCAGGTGGGGGAAATGGCCACGGCCGGCACCCGCCTGCTGGACATGATCGATTCCAGCGAACTGTGGGTGGAGGCGGAGCTGGAGGAAACCGCGCTGGGCCGTGTGCGTGTAGGCCAGCAGGCAGAGGTTACCCTGGCGGCCTATCCGGATTTCCGCTGGCAGGCCCAGGTGGACAGTATGAGCCCCGCAAGCAGCAGCGAATTCACCCCGTTACCCGGGCAAGATGCCAGTAGTCGCCGGGAGGGGGTCGTGCAGCGGGTGCCGGTGCGGCTGCGCCTCTACCCCCTCAAGGATGCACCGGCCCTGCGCGCAGGCATGAGCGCCGAGGTGCGGATTGATACCGGCGAGGACGACAAGGTTATAGCGGCGCGGGCCTCCAGCGGCGCGCGCGGCAGGGTAGTCCTGTAG
- a CDS encoding arylamine N-acetyltransferase family protein codes for MTADTHGIDLDSYFARIGYSGRPAQTLQTLKALLARHIDSIPFENITPFLGEPVNIELAAIEDKLVHHQRGGYCFEQNALLRAVLQQIGFQVTGLAARVLWQMPEGHQSAQSHMLLRVVLEGVPYLLDAGFGSNTPSAPLRMDSAARQSTPHAVYRLTLIGEEYLLEIRIAQGWAPLYRFDCRPRTAGDYKMANWYCCTHPESRFVQQLIATRIVPEGRHVLLDRQLSYQPIDGPKTEKTLADVGDLRRTLLAVFGIEVPSGAGADRKLAGIF; via the coding sequence ATGACAGCGGACACACACGGCATTGATTTGGACAGCTACTTTGCACGTATTGGCTACAGCGGCAGGCCGGCGCAAACGCTGCAAACCCTCAAGGCACTGCTAGCCCGGCATATTGACAGTATCCCTTTTGAGAATATCACCCCCTTTCTTGGTGAGCCGGTCAATATTGAACTGGCCGCCATTGAGGACAAACTGGTGCATCACCAGCGCGGGGGCTATTGTTTTGAACAGAATGCGCTCCTGCGCGCGGTCCTGCAGCAGATCGGTTTTCAGGTGACGGGGCTCGCTGCCCGTGTCCTGTGGCAAATGCCCGAGGGGCATCAATCCGCTCAGTCCCATATGTTACTGCGGGTTGTGTTGGAGGGTGTCCCCTATCTGCTGGATGCGGGGTTTGGCAGCAATACCCCCTCGGCCCCTTTGCGGATGGATTCTGCTGCCCGGCAGAGCACCCCCCATGCGGTTTACCGCCTGACATTAATAGGGGAAGAATACCTGCTGGAAATCCGCATTGCGCAGGGTTGGGCGCCCTTGTATCGCTTTGATTGCAGGCCACGCACCGCGGGGGATTACAAAATGGCCAACTGGTATTGCTGTACACACCCGGAGTCCCGTTTTGTGCAGCAGCTGATTGCAACGCGAATAGTGCCCGAGGGGCGCCATGTACTGCTGGACCGCCAGTTGAGCTACCAACCGATCGATGGCCCCAAAACCGAGAAAACGCTGGCCGATGTGGGGGATTTGCGCCGCACATTGCTGGCGGTGTTTGGTATTGAGGTGCCCTCCGGGGCAGGTGCAGATCGCAAATTGGCAGGTATTTTTTAA
- a CDS encoding Ppx/GppA phosphatase family protein, which produces MPMQTPTERYAALDLGSNSFHLLLAEFRGQRMLRLHTDHAMVRLAEGLDAKRHLDPVISERALAALQRFRPVLEKLPADHIRVVGTKALRAAAASADTFLEKAESILGTPVEIISGIEEARLIYTGVMAAADEPPRPRCIIDIGGGSTELVRASETPEQLQSLYLGCVVYSKRYFADGIIGRCTVNHFHRAQRAARAKLQELQHMAAEAEVIGCSGTVKAVSRVLNGGEVADIKRGDIDQLASTVAAAEHIAELDLPHLEEERRPVFAAGLAILHAIFCELDIQRMAVSPYGIREGIVHDLAGRLHGGDRRFETVRAMMQRWQVHTNQVRRVSDTALKLLQQLRPTCPLEDRQRLRWAIQLHELGLALTHSNFRKLGAYMIKHADMAGFSKSEQEHLAYLVRNQRGRIKKPREHYGFHPNPDLLLCLRLGCIIHRDRSERSLRGINLARQGDAYRLQVERQWLDASPAIEELLYQEEQHWQSQPHPLRLLAV; this is translated from the coding sequence ATGCCGATGCAGACGCCAACAGAACGCTACGCCGCCCTCGACCTGGGTTCCAACAGCTTTCACCTGCTGCTGGCGGAATTCCGCGGTCAGCGCATGCTGCGCCTGCATACGGACCACGCCATGGTGCGCCTGGCCGAGGGCCTCGATGCAAAGCGCCACCTGGACCCGGTGATTTCCGAGCGCGCCCTGGCGGCGCTCCAGCGCTTCCGGCCGGTACTGGAAAAGCTGCCCGCAGACCATATCCGCGTGGTGGGCACCAAGGCGTTACGCGCCGCGGCGGCCAGTGCGGACACCTTTCTCGAAAAGGCGGAGTCCATCCTCGGTACACCGGTGGAAATTATCAGTGGCATTGAGGAGGCACGCCTGATTTATACCGGAGTGATGGCCGCTGCGGACGAGCCGCCCCGGCCGCGTTGCATTATCGATATCGGCGGCGGCTCCACCGAGTTGGTGCGCGCCAGTGAAACGCCGGAGCAACTGCAGAGCCTGTATCTGGGTTGTGTGGTTTACAGCAAGCGCTATTTTGCCGATGGCATTATTGGCAGGTGCACCGTCAATCACTTCCACCGGGCACAGCGGGCGGCGCGCGCGAAATTGCAGGAATTGCAACACATGGCCGCAGAAGCCGAAGTGATTGGCTGCTCCGGCACCGTCAAAGCGGTATCCCGGGTACTCAACGGCGGCGAGGTGGCGGATATCAAACGCGGGGATATCGACCAATTGGCAAGCACGGTCGCCGCGGCAGAACATATCGCAGAGTTGGACCTGCCCCACCTGGAAGAGGAGCGACGCCCGGTCTTTGCCGCCGGCCTGGCGATACTCCACGCCATTTTCTGCGAACTGGACATACAGCGCATGGCGGTCTCTCCCTATGGGATCCGCGAAGGCATCGTGCACGACCTGGCCGGGCGGCTGCACGGCGGGGACCGTCGCTTCGAGACCGTGAGGGCGATGATGCAGCGCTGGCAGGTGCACACCAACCAGGTCCGGCGTGTCAGTGATACCGCCCTCAAGCTGCTGCAGCAGTTGCGCCCGACCTGCCCACTGGAGGACAGGCAGCGGCTGCGCTGGGCCATTCAATTACACGAACTGGGCCTGGCACTGACCCACAGCAACTTCCGCAAGCTGGGCGCCTATATGATCAAACACGCCGATATGGCGGGTTTTTCCAAAAGCGAACAGGAACACCTGGCCTACCTGGTGCGCAACCAGCGCGGCCGTATCAAAAAACCCAGGGAACACTACGGTTTCCACCCCAATCCGGATCTGCTGCTGTGCCTGCGTCTGGGCTGTATCATCCACCGCGACCGCAGCGAGCGCTCGCTGCGAGGCATCAACCTGGCCCGCCAGGGAGACGCCTACCGCCTGCAGGTTGAACGCCAATGGCTGGACGCCAGCCCGGCCATTGAGGAACTGCTTTACCAGGAGGAGCAGCACTGGCAGTCGCAACCCCACCCGCTGCGTCTGCTGGCCGTATGA
- the ppk1 gene encoding polyphosphate kinase 1 — MPNDIPLYPKELSWLSFNERVLQEVEDESVPIIERVRFLGIFSNNLDEFFRVRVADVRRLAAFARGEAQKKHFAKLLGQINERILRLQRRYARAYAKVMAGLGQQDIYLVKESKLTQPQRSFVEDYFHREVLPELEPFFIDDRETMPLLNEARIYFAIQLQLKDGSLRCAAMEIPTNTLSRFVLIPPREGKREQVYIVLDNIIRACLVEVFRDVLPIRTARAYMFKISRDAELELGEQITQNLVDRMEKSLKRRRRADPVRLAYDADMPPTLLNLVKKKLKMGRYDTYTPGGRYHNSKDLMKFPAGAARYNYKPLVPLPTLPCGESAFSHIRRADRLYYYPYHDFRVITNLLASAAIDPLVHEIRINLYRVAKNSQVVAALVNAVRNNKKVIAVVELRARFDELANIHWSEELRDAGVEVIYGVPGLKVHCKLISIIRREEGKTRYYSHLGTGNFNENTARIYCDFSLLTSNQALGRDVHNVFELIRSTRRRPVFQHIAVSPLTNRAALMQAIDREIEAAAQGRRAELFFKCNNLVDSQMVERLYRAGAAGVRVRIIVRSMCTLVCETPGLSENIQVISLVDKFLEHARVYIFHNGGEELIWMSSADLMTRNLDHRVEVTFPITQSAHRSLVRKILELQWSDNQKARILDARQSNRRLANNTGRGCRAQDAIYRYLKQHSTARASQSRLKPTSCPRLKEKR, encoded by the coding sequence ATGCCTAATGATATACCCCTCTACCCGAAAGAATTGAGCTGGCTCTCCTTCAACGAGCGGGTACTGCAGGAAGTGGAGGATGAAAGCGTGCCCATTATCGAACGGGTGCGCTTTTTGGGGATTTTTTCCAACAACCTGGATGAATTTTTTCGCGTGCGCGTTGCGGATGTGCGCCGACTTGCGGCTTTTGCCAGAGGGGAGGCGCAGAAAAAACACTTTGCCAAGCTCCTGGGCCAGATAAACGAGCGGATATTGCGCCTGCAGAGGCGCTATGCCCGCGCCTACGCCAAGGTCATGGCGGGCTTGGGCCAACAGGATATTTATCTGGTTAAAGAGAGTAAGTTAACGCAGCCGCAGCGATCATTTGTGGAGGACTATTTTCACCGGGAGGTACTGCCGGAACTGGAGCCGTTTTTTATTGATGACCGCGAAACCATGCCCCTGCTCAATGAGGCGCGTATCTATTTTGCGATCCAGCTGCAATTGAAAGACGGTTCGCTGCGCTGTGCGGCTATGGAGATTCCCACCAATACGCTGTCTCGCTTCGTCTTGATTCCCCCGCGCGAAGGCAAGCGCGAACAGGTCTATATCGTACTGGACAATATTATTCGCGCTTGTTTGGTGGAGGTGTTTCGCGATGTCCTGCCCATTCGCACGGCGCGTGCGTATATGTTCAAAATCAGTCGGGATGCGGAGCTGGAACTGGGCGAGCAGATCACCCAGAACCTTGTGGACCGCATGGAAAAATCCCTCAAGCGGCGCAGGCGGGCCGATCCCGTGCGCCTGGCCTACGATGCGGACATGCCGCCAACGCTGCTGAACCTGGTGAAGAAAAAACTGAAGATGGGGCGCTATGATACCTATACACCGGGGGGGCGTTATCACAATTCCAAGGATCTGATGAAATTTCCCGCAGGTGCTGCCCGCTACAACTACAAGCCTCTGGTACCATTGCCGACCCTGCCCTGCGGCGAGAGCGCCTTCTCCCATATACGCCGTGCCGACCGTCTCTATTACTACCCCTATCACGATTTCCGCGTCATCACCAATTTACTCGCCTCCGCCGCCATTGATCCACTGGTACATGAAATTCGCATTAATCTCTACCGGGTGGCAAAAAACTCCCAGGTGGTTGCCGCCCTGGTCAATGCGGTGCGCAATAACAAGAAGGTCATTGCGGTTGTGGAATTGCGCGCACGTTTTGATGAGTTGGCGAATATCCACTGGTCAGAGGAGTTGCGCGACGCCGGCGTCGAGGTGATCTACGGGGTGCCGGGCTTAAAGGTGCACTGCAAGCTGATCTCCATTATTCGGCGGGAAGAGGGGAAAACGCGATACTACAGCCATTTGGGCACAGGCAATTTCAACGAGAATACCGCGCGCATCTACTGTGATTTCAGTCTGCTCACCAGCAACCAGGCACTGGGGCGGGATGTGCACAACGTGTTTGAGTTGATCCGCTCCACCCGGCGCCGGCCGGTATTTCAGCATATTGCGGTTTCCCCGCTCACGAATCGCGCGGCCCTGATGCAGGCGATCGACAGAGAGATAGAGGCGGCCGCTCAGGGGCGCCGCGCCGAACTGTTTTTCAAATGCAACAACCTGGTGGACAGCCAGATGGTCGAGCGCCTCTACCGCGCCGGCGCCGCCGGGGTCAGGGTTCGCATTATCGTGCGCAGCATGTGCACGCTGGTCTGCGAGACCCCGGGGCTCTCGGAGAATATCCAGGTGATCAGCCTGGTGGACAAATTCCTGGAGCACGCGCGGGTGTATATTTTCCACAACGGGGGAGAGGAGTTGATATGGATGTCATCGGCAGACCTGATGACGCGCAATCTGGATCACCGGGTCGAGGTGACCTTTCCCATTACCCAGAGCGCGCATCGCAGCCTGGTGCGCAAAATCCTCGAGCTGCAATGGAGTGACAACCAGAAAGCGCGGATTCTGGATGCGCGGCAGAGCAACCGGCGCCTGGCCAATAACACAGGCCGGGGATGTCGCGCACAGGATGCGATTTATCGCTATCTGAAACAGCACAGCACCGCCAGAGCCTCTCAGTCCCGGCTAAAGCCCACCAGTTGTCCGCGGCTGAAAGAGAAGCGGTAG